The DNA sequence TGGATATCGAAGGACCGGGAAACGCGCCCTTCAAGCTGGTACCAGCTACTCAGAAATCCAGAGGGTGGGCCGCTTCGCGCCCCGGATAAAGCCGTCTCACCAATTCCCCACTCATGGCTGTCCATAGCTCTAAAATCCTCTCCCCTTGCGTCTCCTTCCCATCAGCGACAAGCAAGAGTGGCCGCAGCGGCTCCAGCAGATATCGATAGGTCCGATGCGGACTGCAACCAGGCTCTCCAAACGTGACCCCACCAGAGATCTCGCTTTTGGTAAGCCAGCCAGGGTCTGGCTCCCATAGCCATGGGAGTCTGTCGCTACCCTCATTGCCAAGGTATGAAGCTATCCCGCCTATTTGGCCCCAGTATTCTTGAGTTTCTTGGCCCCACTTTCACTCAAATCGAACCCTGGGTGTCGCTTGCTGATCTCGATCGCGGCCGCCACCTTGCGACCCAAGATGGACTGAACACCAAGTTCCGTTCCATCACAACACATTCCTGCGGGCCCACTTGTTCGACATTGGTCTTGCTCTGGTAACCCTAAGTTGTCGACCACTTCGCTCGAAGTTACCTTTCTCATATGAAAGGGCAAGTTGATCCGCATGAATGTCAAATGGGCATGCATCTTCTTCCAAGATGCCCCTCTGGGCCAGGTGTCACTATTTCCACTCCAGCGGAGCACTCCGGGCCATCCCAAACTCATCCTGATCACGGCCAAAGACTGACTACACTCCCCACGAAAATCCAAGGAGTCAAGTACACTAACCAGCAGTAGCTCAAGGGGGTGTGTGACCCAACTCACCGATGGTACGGTGGTTAGGCTTCTCCATGCAGCGCCGATTGCGATGATCGTAATTGATAACGCTGGCCTAATCGTACTCGTGAACGCTGAGGCCGAACGACTATTCGGCTATCGCAGTGAGGAACTCATTGGAACGCCCGTCCAGCCGCTCATTTGCATTGGGGATACGCGTTTTCTGTCTTCAGCGGCCGGTTTAGAGATGGTAGGTCGACGACAAGATGGCAGCGAGTTCTCGGTGGCAGTCTCGGTATCGACATTATCAACCGAGACTGGACTTCTGATCTCAGCGACGATTCTCGACATCAGCCAGCGCATCGAAGTAGAGGCCGAATCTGAACGCGAAAAGAGGGAATCTGAACGAGTACGACTCGAAGCTGAAACCGACCGGGAGCGATTGGAGGTGCAGCTTCACCAATCTCAACGAATGGAGAGCTTGGGTCAACTCGCCGGAGGCGTCGCTCACGACTTCAACAATCTGTTAGCTGTAATTATGAACTACACATCGTTCGTTGCCGATGAGTTGTCTGCCGTTGCTATGACATCGACTGACTCGAAGTGGGATGAACCTCTCAAAGACGTTAGGCAGATCCAATTGGCTGCAGAGCGTGCCAGTCTCCTGACACATCAACTGCTATCGTTCGCTCGTCGGGAGGTGGTCCAGCCTCGCGCATTGAGCCTCAACAGTGCAATCGTCCGCATGGAGCAGATTCTGCGTCGGACAATCGGTGAGCTGGTAAAACTGGTCACCACCCTCACAGACAACTTACCGATGATAATGGCCGATCCCGGTCAAATTGAACAGATTATTCTCAATCTCGCCATCAATGCTCGCGACGCAATGCCGAATGGTGGCAAGCTGTCGATCGATACATCGATGAGGGAGGTCACGCTCGAAGAGAGTTCGGAATCAGGCATCTCAATGGGGTCTTTTGTGTGTTGTCGTGTTAACGACATTCGTGTAGGCATGTCGGCAGAGGTCCGCGATCGTGCTTGCGAGCCCTTCTTTACCACCAAGCCGAGAGGTGAGGGCTCGGGACTTGGTCTTGCGACCGTCTATGGAATCGTTTTCCAGTCCGGTGGACATACGAGGATAGATTCCGACGAGGGAATCGGGACGACAATAACCGTCTTTCTACCTGCTGCCGAACAAAATGTTGCAGTTGAAAATCTCGGCGAGATCATAGATGGCCTCAATCCACGAATCGGAACAGAGACAGTCCTTGTGGTCGATGACGAAGATGCGCTGCGCGAAGTGACCCGGCGAATACTGACACGCAATGGCTACACCGTCATAACCGCATCCAGTAGCGCCGAGGCGATTGAAATCGCCGCCTCATACCCAAGAGACATCGATCTCCTCCTCACCGACGTGATCATGCCGATTATGCAAGGTCCAACCGTCGCCAACAAAGTGAGACAGCTCCGACCGGATATCAAAGTACTCTTTATTTCTGGCTACGCCCAACCCGTTCTTGAAGCAGGAGCTGTTCTTGAAACGGAGTTCGAATTGGTGGAAAAGCCGTTTAATCAGGTGACACTGCTAGAACACGTGCGCAAGGTGCTCGATCATGCCGAGTGAAGTGCCGGTGATCAGGGTAGTCGTTATAGACGACCACGAAATGATTCTCCAAAGTGTGGTTCGCTTGCTCCGCGACGATCCCCAGATTGTAGTCGTCGGCACAGCGCTGAACGCTTTGCAGGGAATTGAACTCACTCGGCACGAGTTCCCAGACGTCGTAATAATTGATTACAGTCTGCCGGACATGGACGCCCCCGATGCGATCAAGATACTGCATGAGGTCTGTCCTGAGGTCAAGATCGTCACTCTCTGCGGCTCGGAGCGCCCTGGTGCACTTCTTGCGTCGATGAGGGCGGGCAGTTCTGCATGGGTTACGAAAACCCGAGCTATCCAGGAATTGCGCGACGCAGTGTTGCGCGTAGCTGCAGGTCTACCAGTCACCATCCACGAGTTGGAGTTACTTCCGACCTTTGATCAGCTAGTGCCGTATTATCAGCCCATTGTAGCGCTCGAGAGTGGCCGAATCACCGGATTCGAAGCGCTGATTCGCTGGCGACACCCCGAACGGGGGCTGCTCGGCCCCGAGGCGTTCCTACCATTCATGGAGGAGATCGGTTTCATCGTGGAGATCGATAGATGGGTCCGGGAACAAGCGATACCCCAACTTGGGGATTGGCAGCAACACTTCCCGCGAACTCCCAACATTTCGATGCACGTCAACCTATCGGCGAGTGACTTTTTGGATCCGGCTATTGTCCATTCAATCTCCGAGATTGTTAAAGACTCCAACATTGATCCCGCCGATCTTGTCTTGGAAGTAACTGAATTGATACTGCTTGGAGACAACGCGCACACGTTGGACTTATTCACCCAATTTAAGAGTCTCGGGGTGACGCTGGCACTCGACGATTTCGGTACCGCCTTCTCGTCACTTTCTTACGTCCGTCGATTTCCCTTCGACCATTTGAAACTCGATATCTCGTTCACCTCAGAATTGCCCCACTCGACACGCTCGATGCTGCTTGTCGAGGAGATCTGCCATTTGGCGACATCGATGAAGATGGGGGTGATTGCGGAAGGCATCGAGCGCCAAGAGCAGGCCGATGCGCTGCGTGGAATTGGCTGCCGCTACGGGCAAGGATACCTATTCGCGCGGCCACTCCCTGCCAAAGATTGCGAGCGACTCCTCGCTGCCGAGTAGCATTTCCTTCTTCACTCCAGTTGTTGTGACGGCAAAACAAAATGATTTTCTAAATCTCCTTGTCAGATGCTACGAACTCCGTAATGATAACGACGGATAAGGACGCCCGAAGTTGCTCCGGGAAGTCACGCTCCAGCACCAACGATCGCGGTCCCCCTGTTCTTGCCAGATCCTCTATCATGACAGGTCTAACTTGTGGGCGTCCAAGTGAGCTCACCGGCACATCCTGCCACAGCGCAATGCCACTCACATGAAGGTCAATGGAACCAACGGCAGAGCGCCTTCAAGAAGTTGCCCAATTCCGCCGACAACACTAGATAGAAGATGAACCATGCAACTCAGTGTCGATACTCCGAAGAGAGGGTCGATGGATCAAGACGAAGTCGCTAGTGGGATCCCGTACACCTACAGCAGATCAGGAGTGAATAGGTGGGTTATCCCAGAGGGTCGCTAACTCGCGTGCCTGTCGTCGACGACGTAGATTCCCAACAAGCGACGCGTCTATCCCTGCGGGAGATCTGGGCGGGCTTGGTGCGCCCTGCATTTTCGGACTCCCATTTCTGGATTATTCAAGCCATGGTTGTGACGACCTTCTTCATCGACCTCGGTGGAGACCTCGCGCAGAATGCCCATTTAACTCCCTTACCCGGTTTCGTGTGGATAGTGCTCCTATTCGTTCCCGTTGCCTACGGAGGTAGATATTTCGGCATTATTGGATCTCTAGGTGCAGCGCTGAGCGGGATGATCCTCGTTATCCCGGAGATGCTGCTATTTCAACACAGTGTCGAACAACAATTGGGAACATACAGCATCACCGCCATCATGATCATCGTTGCCTTTGTGACTGGTGAGCGTCTTGAGGAGATACAGGCGATCAAACGTGCCTTGGCCGCCACCGATGAACTCTTTAGGAGTCAACAGCGTTCGAGCATTGTCTTTGAGAACAGCGTTGCCGCCATATGTATAACCGATACCGAAGGTAACATTCTCGAGGTTAATCGCTCATACTGTGAGCTGGTAGGACTGACAAAGGAAACGATAACTGGCCAAAACATCACGGACCTTGCCGATCCAGAACATCGTGTCAGCGACGCACAGACAATTCATCGTCTTATAGCTGGTGAGGTTCAGAGTGTCAACTTCACCACACGCTGCCTACACAAGGATGGCCACTCAATTTGGGTAGACGCATTCTACTCGCTGGTTCGCGACAGAGGCGGGGTTCCGGTCTATATCATCGCTTCATTTTACGACATTACAGCCAGACGAGCTAGTTTAGAGGCACTCGACAATTCAGAGAGGCGATTCCGATCCGCGTTCGACGCATCGCCGATAGGCGTAGCACTCATCAGCATCGATGGGAGGTTCCTTCAAGTCAACTCGGCGTTGTGCCAAATGGTAGGACGAAACGCATCCGAGGTGATCGAACTGGGCGTCTTGGGTTTGACGCATCCATCGGATCGCGACTTGACAAACCAGCTACTAAAAGCTCAAGATGATGTGATTCAGGTCACAAAACGCTATATGCATGCGGATGGACACATATTGTACGTACAGGTGACCCGCAGTCTGATCATTGGCTCCGACATCGATGAACGATACTTCATCTCACAGTTTCGGGATATCACTGATGAGCGCGCCCGCTCCGCGCAGCTCACCCACCAAGCGCTCCACGACCCACTTACAGGGCTTGCCAACAGAGCCCTCTTCGAGGATCGCCTACCCCAGGTTAACGCGAGGTCGGAGCGTCTAGGTGGTAGCCAGAGCGCAGTGTTGTTGCTGGACCTCGATGACTTCAAGGTGGTGAACGACACCGCTGGCCACCACATCGGCGACCAGATGCTTGTGGAACTCTCGCGTCGGCTTGAGAGCGTTACACGCTCCTCAGACACCCTATGCCGTTACGCTGGTGATGAGTTCATCTACCTCGCAGAGGGACTCAAGTCTCCCATGGAGGCAGAACAAGTTGCAGATCGTCTTCTCAGTGTAATCGACGAGCCGTTTCACATAGATGGAAGAGACTTCGCTCAACACGCAAGCATCGGGGTGGCAGTCTACGGTGCAAATGGGGTGGAAGACGCCAAGATCATCGAATGCGCCGACATCGCTCTATACGAGGCTAAACGTCTTGGGAAAGGCACCTATGTAGTATTCACGCCTGAAATGAATGAGAAAACATCCACCCGATTCCAGCTTATCCAGGAGTTGAAACACGCGTCTCTCTCGAATGAATTTTCCATGTCCTACCAAGCAATTCTCGATCTCGATACAGAGAGCATCGCCGGTTTTGAGGCATCGCTGCGCTGGGTACATCCACAACGTGGGCTAATGTTACCTGATGCATTCATTCCTCTTGCTGAACAAAGCGACCTCGTTCTAGAACTCGGTGCCTTTGCGCTCCACGAGGCCATCAGCAAAGCGCTATCATGGGAGATCAAGGGGGCACAGTCGCAGGCACCCTATGTCATGATCAACTTGACAACCCGCCAGTTCCATGACCCAAACCTGGTGACGATGGTTGATAAAGCGCTTGCTGCAAGTGGAATTGCACCAACCCGCCTCATCCTCGAATTCACCGAAGAGACTGCCCTTGATGACATCAGCACCACTGTTGAAGTATTGGAGAATCTGAAGCGCCTCGATGTGAGGACTGCCCTGCGGGACTTCGGAGCCGGATACTCCTCTCTCTCGTATCTCGCATTTCTGCAACCGAGCATCGTCAAAGTCGATCAATCCATCACACAATCGATACATGACACCGCGGTGTTAGAGACGATCGTCTTCCTTAGCCACAGACTAAACCTGTCAGTTCTCGCACAGGGAATCGAAACCATCGATCAGCTAGCATCCCTTAGGCAACTTGGTTGTGACCTTGGCCAAGGGAGTCTCATCGCCCACGTCCTGCCATGACCGATGGTCTGTGATGGTCTGTGATGGTCTGTACAACGAAACAAGATGATTTAAGAAATTAAGCGTCCGTCCAGGGCGGAAAGTAGCACTCGAATCGGTCTGTCAGGGGACTAACCGACCAAAATCAGGTACCGGAGTCTGACCGATGATAGACACAGGGAGTTCGCAGCTGTTCAAGCTGGACAAACTAGCACACGCTGCGGTCGTTCACAATCCTGAGAGCGAGAGCATTATCTTCCATGGAGCGCAACCAGCTTGATGGAGACTCCATGGGAGCTGAACCAGTAAGCTCCCG is a window from the Ferrimicrobium acidiphilum DSM 19497 genome containing:
- a CDS encoding response regulator; this encodes MTQLTDGTVVRLLHAAPIAMIVIDNAGLIVLVNAEAERLFGYRSEELIGTPVQPLICIGDTRFLSSAAGLEMVGRRQDGSEFSVAVSVSTLSTETGLLISATILDISQRIEVEAESEREKRESERVRLEAETDRERLEVQLHQSQRMESLGQLAGGVAHDFNNLLAVIMNYTSFVADELSAVAMTSTDSKWDEPLKDVRQIQLAAERASLLTHQLLSFARREVVQPRALSLNSAIVRMEQILRRTIGELVKLVTTLTDNLPMIMADPGQIEQIILNLAINARDAMPNGGKLSIDTSMREVTLEESSESGISMGSFVCCRVNDIRVGMSAEVRDRACEPFFTTKPRGEGSGLGLATVYGIVFQSGGHTRIDSDEGIGTTITVFLPAAEQNVAVENLGEIIDGLNPRIGTETVLVVDDEDALREVTRRILTRNGYTVITASSSAEAIEIAASYPRDIDLLLTDVIMPIMQGPTVANKVRQLRPDIKVLFISGYAQPVLEAGAVLETEFELVEKPFNQVTLLEHVRKVLDHAE
- a CDS encoding EAL domain-containing protein; this encodes MGYPRGSLTRVPVVDDVDSQQATRLSLREIWAGLVRPAFSDSHFWIIQAMVVTTFFIDLGGDLAQNAHLTPLPGFVWIVLLFVPVAYGGRYFGIIGSLGAALSGMILVIPEMLLFQHSVEQQLGTYSITAIMIIVAFVTGERLEEIQAIKRALAATDELFRSQQRSSIVFENSVAAICITDTEGNILEVNRSYCELVGLTKETITGQNITDLADPEHRVSDAQTIHRLIAGEVQSVNFTTRCLHKDGHSIWVDAFYSLVRDRGGVPVYIIASFYDITARRASLEALDNSERRFRSAFDASPIGVALISIDGRFLQVNSALCQMVGRNASEVIELGVLGLTHPSDRDLTNQLLKAQDDVIQVTKRYMHADGHILYVQVTRSLIIGSDIDERYFISQFRDITDERARSAQLTHQALHDPLTGLANRALFEDRLPQVNARSERLGGSQSAVLLLDLDDFKVVNDTAGHHIGDQMLVELSRRLESVTRSSDTLCRYAGDEFIYLAEGLKSPMEAEQVADRLLSVIDEPFHIDGRDFAQHASIGVAVYGANGVEDAKIIECADIALYEAKRLGKGTYVVFTPEMNEKTSTRFQLIQELKHASLSNEFSMSYQAILDLDTESIAGFEASLRWVHPQRGLMLPDAFIPLAEQSDLVLELGAFALHEAISKALSWEIKGAQSQAPYVMINLTTRQFHDPNLVTMVDKALAASGIAPTRLILEFTEETALDDISTTVEVLENLKRLDVRTALRDFGAGYSSLSYLAFLQPSIVKVDQSITQSIHDTAVLETIVFLSHRLNLSVLAQGIETIDQLASLRQLGCDLGQGSLIAHVLP
- a CDS encoding EAL domain-containing protein; its protein translation is MPSEVPVIRVVVIDDHEMILQSVVRLLRDDPQIVVVGTALNALQGIELTRHEFPDVVIIDYSLPDMDAPDAIKILHEVCPEVKIVTLCGSERPGALLASMRAGSSAWVTKTRAIQELRDAVLRVAAGLPVTIHELELLPTFDQLVPYYQPIVALESGRITGFEALIRWRHPERGLLGPEAFLPFMEEIGFIVEIDRWVREQAIPQLGDWQQHFPRTPNISMHVNLSASDFLDPAIVHSISEIVKDSNIDPADLVLEVTELILLGDNAHTLDLFTQFKSLGVTLALDDFGTAFSSLSYVRRFPFDHLKLDISFTSELPHSTRSMLLVEEICHLATSMKMGVIAEGIERQEQADALRGIGCRYGQGYLFARPLPAKDCERLLAAE